The Amblyomma americanum isolate KBUSLIRL-KWMA chromosome 5, ASM5285725v1, whole genome shotgun sequence genome window below encodes:
- the LOC144132465 gene encoding uncharacterized protein LOC144132465 — translation MCEGRESIDLTYLDGVFEADELDTLSSRLLEVLRNAGLAPDGAVPGGRRSQEEFDDACNVLLDPIALELRELEPRRYGLVYREQEFESFEEVHVNPDSDASLDAILLASWLLRCGRVNSLSLGPMGMVTQPLSAVIKATLPLCARTLHSLKLESFRFSQVDVENVLTGAASMEALESLHLMYLSLTAAATLSIGRLLLANADCLKVLTIGPDKLEGGREIVTSVCQCMKLTSLHLWCVAFDDEGLKLFHDFLLMTKSLQTLSVDNCDHREARSILQALRSNRSLKKAGLTVKHEDPESLGEEVANVLSDNTTLESLCLWNLSLPSPQSIMCVFAALKENKTLKHFGVGLVDLISGDRDEGETGSPVVAVVRENSTLESLHIEWCMMTNKTMKSLAQALVANPVLKILRIGANDLEEDEESSSFREAVRDSCDRIETIWNNAGLEELALTLPHSRVERLDLSLQVERESAPLLQVLKGLAMNRTITRLHIHGIDCFGDVEIAALADYLRSTAILKWISMSFEIEYACYGIPLIDALAENTSVCRVDFGTFDMGIEACEHFGAMLVKNRTLQWVSLNERYAGPKELEPIAQGMESNYTLIGLTLVSKPPCPAWSRIGRALAANGRRLNRAVDFVLETVMEGDSSRCEEAFRILSDLESLREQLATVTSASETRVEELIEAARKRLPEATGV, via the coding sequence GGCGGTCGCCGTTCCCAGGAAGAATTCGACGACGCCTGCAACGTCTTACTCGACCCCATCGCTCTCGAACTACGTGAACTGGAACCACGCCGCTACGGCCTCGTTTACAGGGAGCAAGAATTTGAATCCTTCGAAGAAGTGCACGTGAATCCAGACAGCGATGCCAGCCTGGACGCCATCCTCCTCGCCTCGTGGCTCTTGCGTTGCGGCCGAGTGAACTCGCTTAGCCTGGGCCCCATGGGAATGGTTACGCAACCGCTTTCTGCCGTGATCAAGGCCACCCTTCCTCTGTGTGCGAGGACACTACACAGTTTGAAATTAGAAAGCTTCCGCTTTTCCCAAGTCGATGTCGAAAACGTCCTAACTGGCGCTGCCTCTATGGAAGCACTGGAGTCACTGCACTTGATGTACCTGTCGCTGACTGCAGCCGCTACGCTATCTATTGGCCGTTTACTGCTTGCAAATGCCGACTGTTTGAAAGTGCTTACCATAGGCCCAGACAAGctggagggagggagagagattGTCACGTCCGTGTGTCAGTGTATGAAATTGACATCATTGCACCTGTGGTGCGTTGCTTTTGACGACGAGGGGCTCAAGCTCTTCCACGACTTCCTCCTAATGACCAAAAGTCTGCAAACCTTGTCGGTGGACAACTGCGATCACAGGGAGGCCAGGTCGATCCTGCAAGCACTGCGGAGTAACCGCAGCTTGAAGAAAGCTGGATTAACCGTCAAGCATGAAGATCCAGAAAGCCTAGGAGAAGAGGTGGCTAATGTGCTTAGTGATAACACAACTCTAGAGTCACTGTGCCTGTGGAATTTGTCTCTACCGTCACCGCAGAGCATCATGTGCGTTTTTGCAGCGCTGAAAGAAAACAAGACGTTGAAGCACTTTGGAGTAGGGCTTGTCGACCTTATCAGCGGTGACCGTGACGAAGGAGAGACCGGGTCACCCGTTGTTGCGGTTGTTCGGGAGAACAGTACACTGGAAAGCTTGCACATCGAATGGTGTATGATGACCAACAAGACTATGAAATCGCTAGCGCAAGCACTGGTAGCCAATCCTGTGCTGAAGATCCTCCGAATCGGCGCCAATGAtttggaagaagatgaagaaagcAGCAGCTTCCGCGAAGCCGTGAGGGACAGTTGCGACAGGATCGAGACCATCTGGAACAACGCTGGCTTAGAAGAGCTGGCACTTACCCTTCCACATAGCCGCGTAGAGAGGTTAGATCTCTCATTGCAGGTGGAACGCGAAAGTGCTCCTCTTCTGCAAGTGCTCAAGGGGCTTGCTATGAACCGAACCATCACGCGTCTGCATATACACGGCATTGACTGCTTTGGCGACGTCGAAATAGCTGCCCTCGCCGACTACCTCCGAAGCACCGCTATTTTGAAGTGGATCAGCATGAGCTTCGAGATCGAATACGCGTGCTACGGTATTCCGCTGATCGACGCACTTGCTGAGAACACCAGTGTGTGCCGGGTGGACTTCGGCACTTTTGACATGGGCATCGAGGCGTGCGAGCACTTCGGCGCCATGCTTGTGAAAAATCGCACCTTGCAGTGGGTGTCCCTAAACGAGCGTTACGCCGGTCCCAAGGAGCTGGAGCCCATAGCGCAGGGCATGGAAAGCAATTACACGCTCATCGGCCTAACACTTGTCAGCAAGCCGCCGTGTCCTGCTTGGTCTAGGATTGGACGTGCGCTAGCTGCCAATGGCCGTCGGCTCAACAGGGCCGTCGATTTTGTCCTGGAAACAGTGATGGAGGGAGATAGTAGTCGGTGTGAGGAAGCCTTTCGCATCCTCTCTGATTTGGAGTCTCTTCGGGAGCAGCTTGCGACAGTGACATCAGCATCAGAAACTCGGGTGGAGGAGCTCATAGAGGCCGCCCGAAAGCGCCTTCCGGAAGCGACGGGTGTGTGA